The genomic region TCGTTTTCGGGATGAAGATCTCGCTGATAAATGGGTCGAAGAATCGGTCAAGTTCATTGAACAAAACAAAGACGAAAACTTCTTTCTGTTTTTTGCGTCACATGATATCCACGTCCCACGTATTCCTCACGAACGATTCCAAGGCAAGACCTCACTCGGTTTTCGCGGTGACAGTATCATCGAACTCGATTGGTGCGTTGGCGAGTTGATGAAAACCCTGGACCGACTGAAATTAGCCGAAGACACGTTGGTCGTCTTTTGCAGCGACAATGGCCCTGTGCTGGATGATGGTTACATAGACGCCGCGATCGAGAAAATCGGCGACCATCGCGCAGCAGGCCCTTACACCGGTGGCAAATACAGCGTTTATGAAGGCGGCACGCGAACCCCATTTATCACCCGTTGGAAAGGACGAATCAAACCGGCCGTCAGCGACGAGATCGTCTGCACAATCGACCTTGCCGCCAGCCTTGCGGCGCTGACGGGGCAACCGCTTCCCGAAGACGCGTCTCTGGATAGTTTCAATGTGCTCGGGGCCCTGTTGGGCGACGCCAATGCCGAAGGTCGTGACAGTCTTGTCCAACAGGATAACGGCAGCAGCGGCACCTATGGCTTCCGTGCCGGCAAATGGAAACTGCACCGCTACGACAAGAAGTCCGCGCGCAACGTCGTGGTGGAAAAACAACTTGCCAACACCAAGGTGCCGCGGTTCCAGCTTTTTGATCTCGATAAAGATCCTGCGGAGCAACACAACGTGCTTGATCAGCATCCCGACGTCGCCGAACGATTGAAGCAGCAATTAGCGACAATCATTCAACAGGGACGCAGTCGCCCCTAAACGGCAATGCGGCACCTGCCCCGCCGATGA from Novipirellula caenicola harbors:
- a CDS encoding arylsulfatase, whose protein sequence is MAETPNVIVIMADDLGYGDVSCYGATSLETPNIDKLANEGVRFTSGYCSASTCTPTRYSMLTGTYAFRGERTGIAPPNAPAIIKPGTETVASLLQGAGYKTAVIGKWHLGLGDEGGPDWNGELKPGPLEIGFDTCFLLPTTNDRVPQVYVHDHHVENLDPADPLWVGTKKPSPEHPTGITHRDTLKMDWSHGHNSTIHNGISRIGFYTGGHAARFRDEDLADKWVEESVKFIEQNKDENFFLFFASHDIHVPRIPHERFQGKTSLGFRGDSIIELDWCVGELMKTLDRLKLAEDTLVVFCSDNGPVLDDGYIDAAIEKIGDHRAAGPYTGGKYSVYEGGTRTPFITRWKGRIKPAVSDEIVCTIDLAASLAALTGQPLPEDASLDSFNVLGALLGDANAEGRDSLVQQDNGSSGTYGFRAGKWKLHRYDKKSARNVVVEKQLANTKVPRFQLFDLDKDPAEQHNVLDQHPDVAERLKQQLATIIQQGRSRP